One window from the genome of Elusimicrobiota bacterium encodes:
- a CDS encoding DUF192 domain-containing protein, giving the protein MKLYNLTKNRIVIDNLKIAEKFSERLKGLLGKQNIELTEGLLIKNCNCIHMFFMKFPIDAVFLRTERRTDTEHNTEQTQNKTIYKTVKILYNIKPWQICLPVRTADSVLEIQAQHSKNIVSVTDKLKIMEE; this is encoded by the coding sequence ATGAAACTATACAATCTGACAAAAAACAGAATTGTTATTGATAACTTGAAAATTGCTGAAAAGTTTTCAGAACGATTAAAAGGGCTTTTAGGCAAGCAGAATATAGAACTAACTGAAGGGCTTCTGATAAAAAACTGTAACTGTATCCATATGTTTTTTATGAAGTTCCCGATAGATGCAGTTTTCTTGAGAACGGAACGCAGAACAGACACGGAACATAACACGGAACAGACGCAGAACAAAACTATTTACAAAACGGTAAAAATTCTGTATAATATAAAACCATGGCAGATATGTCTGCCTGTAAGGACTGCGGATTCGGTTTTAGAAATTCAAGCACAGCATTCTAAAAACATAGTTTCAGTCACCGATAAACTAAAAATTATGGAGGAATAG